The following proteins come from a genomic window of Megalops cyprinoides isolate fMegCyp1 chromosome 6, fMegCyp1.pri, whole genome shotgun sequence:
- the LOC118779896 gene encoding teashirt homolog 2-like, translated as MPRRKQQAPKRAAVYMPDDDVSPPESSAEAEGDKYNPIGEQRSEENEPKEPAELADRKSSDSNRNTPVSVLSNQEAELESHLSDVSDRLSDRSDSSSQSPDEERKDTKEKEEANSSLGKMRATYANFLSDSYWTQIGLDLKVGNKANKGSCDSTNESTKSEFDWHQDALSKTFQLACSPKPVSKPSLFSSVHLQRQTSKMCGSVFTGASRFRCRECSAAYDTLVELTVHMNKSGHYRDDNHNTHSSESASKVRKRNLQVLEGKEDAQKVLKCMFCGHSFDALQDLSVHMIKTKHYQKVPLKEPIPVMPPKLVPHAKKRPYEAPRPCSPDSTTGAVAGSNLQRPYVSQNFQGGSGYQNGASYTFQFEACKSQILKCMECGSSHDTLQQLTTHMMVTGHFVKVTNSASKKGKLLALDPVAVGKMQSVAESPENETLCGTEGDKSLPKSVTSSDTEMDFHGEETERKEKGNQAKENGDDKQSTEDEKPGGGTFKFQYLREEDLGQASGGEGDILKSLANTVTTAINKAQTGTPSWSAYPSIHAAYQFSGAFKNSILSTSQPVQLKQTLNSKLRLIAPKGKSHQNASGAKCFPLQHYNMDIKKENGSTFSSIESQNTKSEDGGKDSSDIQEVSSELCRDKTEEGDGVIRKNLSRHISHKKGKEYPYSPISNGCSNASALASNTHETLRTNPLSALQSVLNNHLGKANASSKRRSEASLARGAHSMHSRLSVNLEKPALAIAPSRASGMLFPCESDDQPIDLTKSKKHKPNPPCMQSCTPVQQKHALSDIADMVKVLPKATTPKPSQPSKLTSTKLETDGQCFEDASPKRKGRQSNWNPQHLLILQAQFASSLFLTTEGKYLLSDLSPQERMHISKFTGLSMTTISHWLANVKYQLRKTGGTKFLKNMDTGYPVLHCNDCASKFRNPSAFITHLETHLGFQIKDMSKLPVKHEMQAEPEFSKAVMAGLTETQIIEDEMDSKYKCKICCRSFVSNHAVKLHLSKTHCKSPENHSQFVEMDKE; from the coding sequence TGTACATGCCCGATGATGATGTCAGTCCTCCAGAGTCCAGCGCAGAGGCTGAAGGGGATAAATACAACCCGATCGGAGAACAGCGGTCAGAGGAAAACGAGCCGAAGGAGCCAGCGGAGCTGGCGGACAGAAAAAGCAGTGACAGCAACCGGAACACTCCCGTCAGTGTTCTGTCCAATCAGGAGGCTGAATTAGAGTCCCACCTCAGTGACGTCAGCGATAGACTTTCGGACCGAAGTGACTCATCGTCCCAGAGCCCGGatgaagaaaggaaagacaCTAAGGAAAAGGAGGAAGCAAACAGCAGCTTGGGGAAAATGAGGGCCACCTACGCTAACTTCCTGTCAGACTCCTACTGGACGCAAATCGGGCTGGACTTGAAAGTGGGCAACAAGGCAAATAAAGGCAGCTGCGACAGCACTAACGAAAGCACCAAAAGTGAGTTTGACTGGCACCAAGACGCTCTGTCCAAAACCTTTCAGCTGGCGTGTTCCCCGAAGCCCGTCTCCAAGCCCAGCCTGTTCAGTTCTGTACACCTGCAGAGGCAGACCAGTAAAATGTGTGGGTCCGTTTTCACCGGAGCCAGTCGGTTCCGctgcagggagtgcagcgcCGCTTACGATACCCTGGTGGAGCTGACGGTCCACATGAACAAGAGCGGACACTACCGGGACGACAACCACAACACGCACAGCAGTGAGTCCGCCTCCAAAGTGCGGAAAAGGAACTTGCAGGTGCTGGAAGGGAAAGAGGACGCGCAGAAAGTCCTCAAGTGCATGTTCTGTGGTCATTCTTTTGACGCCCTCCAAGACTTAAGTGTCCACATGATAAAAACTAAGCATTACCAAAAAGTGCCTTTGAAAGAACCTATTCCTGTAATGCCACCCAAATTAGTCCCACACGCAAAGAAACGACCTTATGAAGCCCCCAGGCCTTGCTCCCCTGACTCCACCACAGGGGCGGTTGCCGGCAGCAATCTGCAGAGGCCGTACGTTTCCCAGAATTTCCAGGGCGGTTCTGGGTATCAGAACGGCGCCAGctacacatttcagtttgagGCGTGCAAGTCTCAGATTCTGAAGTGTATGGAGTGTGGGAGTTCGCACGACACTCTGCAGCAGCTCACGACTCACATGATGGTGACGGGACACTTTGTCAAAGTTACAAACTCTGCTTCTAAAAAGGGGAAACTCTTAGCCCTGGACCCAGTGGCTGTGGGGAAGATGCAGTCAGTAGCGGAGTCCCCCGAAAATGAAACTCTGTGCGGTACAGAGGGTGATAAATCATTGCCAAAAAGTGTTACTTCAAGTGACACCGAGATGGACTTCCACggggaagagacagaaaggaaagagaagggCAACCAGgcaaaagaaaatggagatgaTAAGCAGAGTACTGAGGATGAAAAACCCGGGGGTGGGACATTTAAGTTCCAATACTTGCGCGAAGAAGACCTCGGACAGGCATCTGGAGGAGAAGGCGATATACTGAAGTCTTTAGCTAACACAGTAACCACTGCAATCAACAAAGCCCAGACTGGAACGCCGAGCTGGAGTGCTTATCCAAGCATCCATGCTGCATACCAGTTTTCAGGGGCGTTTAAAAACTCGATCCTTTCAACATCACAGCCTGTTCAGCTGAAGCAGACATTAAACAGTAAGCTGAGACTCATAGCCCCAAAAGGGAAATCACATCAGAATGCCTCAGGAGCAAAGTGCTTCCCTCTCCAGCATTATAATATGgacattaaaaaagagaatggCAGCACTTTCTCCAGTATAGAGAGTCAAAACACTAAATCTGAAGATGGTGGAAAGGATAGCAGTGATATTCAAGAGGTTTCTTCAGAGCTTTGTAGAGATAAAACAGAAGAAGGGGACGGTGTGATTAGAAAGAATTTGAGCCGTCATATCTCACACAAGAAAGGTAAGGAATACCCATATTCTCCCATCAGCAACGGATGCAGCAATGCATCGGCCCTCGCCAGCAACACTCATGAGACGCTCCGCACAAACCCGCTCAGTGCACTGCAGTCTGTTTTGAACAATCACCTGGGGAAAGCTAACGCGTCCTCTAAACGCAGATCAGAAGCCTCGCTTGCTCGTGGGGCCCACTCCATGCATTCCAGACTAAGTGTAAACCTTGAGAAACCTGCCTTAGCAATAGCTCCCTCCAGGGCAAGCGGGATGTTGTTTCCGTGCGAGAGCGATGACCAGCCAATAGACTtgacaaaatccaaaaaacatAAGCCAAACCCGCCTTGCATGCAGTCTTGTACACCGGTGCAGCAGAAACACGCTCTCTCTGACATCGCCGATATGGTCAAGGTCCTTCCAAAAGCAACAACGCCAAAGCCTTCGCAGCCTTCAAAACTGACCAGTACAAAACTTGAAACAGACGGGCAGTGTTTTGAGGATGCTTCTCCCAAGCGCAAGGGCAGGCAGTCCAACTGGAACCCACAGCACCTCCTCATCCTGCAAGCTCAGTTCGCCTCCAGCCTCTTTTTGACCACGGAAGGCAAGTACTTACTGTCAGATCTTTCACCTCAGGAACGGATGCACATATCAAAGTTCACCGGGCTCTCAATGACCACCATTAGCCACTGGTTGGCCAACGTCAAATATCAGCTGAGAAAAACAGGAGGGACAAAGTTCTTGAAAAACATGGACACCGGCTACCCAGTCTTGCACTGCAACGACTGTGCATCAAAGTTCCGGAACCCCTCGGCCTTTATAACCCATTTGGAGACCCACCTGGGGTTCCAAATAAAAGACATGAGCAAACTGCCAGTCAAGCATGAAATGCAAGCGGAGCCGGAGTTTTCCAAGGCTGTCATGGCAGGactaacagaaacacagattaTAGAGGATGAAATGGACTCCAAGTACAAATGTAAGATTTGCTGCCGGTCATTTGTCAGCAACCACGCTGTCAAACTTCATCTAAGCAAAACTCACTGCAAGTCACCGGAGAACCATTCACAATTTGTAGAAATGGACAAAGAATGA